In a genomic window of Thermoproteus tenax Kra 1:
- a CDS encoding 50S ribosomal protein L5: MSALAQKTWKELVLQREHPMQRIFIEKVVVNIGVGEGGERLEKARGLLEELTGQTPSLRRAKRSIKEWNVKRGEPIAVAVTLRRDKAVQFLAKALAAVGNRVKSSSFDERGNVCFGIKEHILIPGVKYDPAVGVWGMDVCVKLAKPGLRVQLRRRRRSKVGKGQLVTKQEAIEFFQKVLGVQVD; the protein is encoded by the coding sequence ATGTCCGCCTTAGCCCAGAAGACTTGGAAGGAGCTAGTGCTTCAGAGGGAGCACCCCATGCAGAGGATCTTTATAGAGAAAGTCGTGGTCAATATAGGAGTCGGCGAAGGGGGCGAGAGGTTGGAGAAGGCTAGGGGTCTGCTCGAGGAGCTCACAGGCCAGACGCCCTCGCTGAGGAGGGCCAAGAGGAGCATAAAGGAGTGGAACGTGAAGAGGGGCGAGCCCATCGCGGTAGCTGTAACGCTCAGGAGGGACAAAGCAGTTCAATTCTTGGCCAAGGCTCTCGCTGCCGTGGGAAATAGAGTTAAATCTTCGAGCTTCGACGAAAGGGGGAACGTGTGCTTCGGCATAAAGGAGCACATATTGATCCCCGGCGTCAAATACGACCCAGCGGTTGGAGTCTGGGGGATGGACGTCTGCGTGAAGCTGGCCAAGCCGGGCCTGAGGGTTCAGCTCAGAAGGCGCAGGAGGAGCAAGGTCGGCAAAGGCCAGTTGGTCACAAAACAGGAGGCCATCGAGTTCTTTCAGAAGGTCCTCGGGGTGCAAGTAGATTAA
- a CDS encoding TldD/PmbA family protein yields MDDLLRKAVEYGLSLGAKYVEVRYERTEGRWARFRNGSFEGSGSFRSSGFGVRALAEGGLGFSAAPGDRGEGLFGAVERAVKLAKAAGRARRRPVELSQERLAVVKYELPPLEADLVEILKEADARTAQDLTVRILSGALAVTEKRIVTSDGADVYSKIPRISLFSLLIKYDPAKGSLQRDVFAGGTTAAAVKKFAEGVERESKKVSELLERAKPVSPGRYDLVFAPEMTGIFVHESVGHPLELDRIFGREAAEAGESYVRPENLRVRIGSELVNIVDDPTLPETYGFYLVDEEGVVARPKRLVERGVANEFINNRQYAAVIGVHSNAGARASAFDREPIPRMSNTYMVPGDWRPEEIIEDTKRGIYVVSYTEWNIDDIRYAGRYGFFEAYMIENGRLGEPVRGFLEVDTPELWGNVDAVGKDFELYVGTCGKGNPMQGVPVTMGGPTFRSRNLLVTP; encoded by the coding sequence ATGGATGACCTACTGAGGAAGGCCGTAGAGTACGGCCTCTCCCTGGGCGCCAAATACGTTGAAGTGAGATACGAGCGAACGGAGGGCAGATGGGCTAGGTTCAGGAACGGGTCCTTCGAGGGGTCGGGGTCCTTCAGATCCTCGGGTTTCGGCGTCAGAGCCCTGGCCGAGGGAGGGCTGGGCTTCTCGGCGGCGCCCGGCGATAGAGGCGAGGGCCTCTTCGGAGCAGTGGAGCGCGCCGTGAAGTTGGCCAAAGCCGCCGGGAGGGCCAGGAGGAGGCCGGTGGAGCTCTCCCAAGAGAGGCTCGCCGTAGTTAAATACGAGCTGCCTCCTCTGGAGGCCGACCTAGTCGAGATACTCAAAGAGGCAGATGCCAGGACGGCGCAAGACCTCACAGTGAGGATACTGTCGGGCGCGTTGGCGGTCACAGAGAAGCGTATAGTCACGAGCGACGGCGCCGACGTCTACAGCAAGATCCCGAGGATATCTCTATTCTCGCTCTTGATAAAATATGATCCCGCCAAGGGGAGCCTTCAGAGGGACGTCTTCGCCGGCGGGACTACGGCGGCCGCCGTCAAGAAATTCGCTGAGGGCGTGGAGAGGGAGTCCAAGAAGGTGTCGGAGCTCCTGGAGAGAGCCAAGCCCGTCTCGCCCGGAAGATACGACCTGGTCTTCGCGCCGGAGATGACCGGGATCTTCGTCCACGAGTCTGTGGGCCATCCGCTCGAGCTTGACCGAATATTCGGGAGGGAGGCCGCTGAGGCCGGCGAGTCCTACGTGAGGCCGGAGAACCTACGCGTGAGGATAGGTAGCGAGTTGGTGAACATAGTGGACGACCCCACGCTCCCTGAGACGTACGGGTTCTATCTAGTGGACGAGGAGGGGGTCGTCGCCAGGCCCAAGAGGCTTGTGGAGCGCGGCGTGGCGAACGAGTTTATAAACAACAGACAGTACGCCGCAGTCATAGGCGTCCACAGCAACGCCGGAGCTAGAGCTTCGGCGTTCGACAGAGAGCCTATACCCCGGATGAGCAACACCTACATGGTCCCCGGTGACTGGAGGCCCGAGGAGATCATAGAGGACACCAAGAGGGGCATATACGTGGTCTCCTACACTGAGTGGAACATCGACGACATAAGATACGCCGGCAGATACGGATTTTTCGAGGCCTACATGATAGAGAACGGCCGCCTGGGGGAGCCAGTGAGAGGGTTCCTAGAGGTGGACACTCCGGAGCTCTGGGGCAATGTAGACGCCGTGGGCAAAGACTTCGAG